A genomic stretch from Coffea arabica cultivar ET-39 chromosome 10c, Coffea Arabica ET-39 HiFi, whole genome shotgun sequence includes:
- the LOC113713418 gene encoding signal peptidase complex-like protein DTM1 yields the protein MVNDAVFRSALAWLAAMVLLVGLCTQSFKKMLVTYILGMFAISGVLLPDWEFFDRRFSQWRTPLTVDEKRTPRSVHTQATPTGFRIHPIRVAIYTIVYGFGFYKWWMFVST from the exons ATGGTTAATGATGCAGTTTTTCGCTCAGCACTGGCTTGGTTGGCTGCAATGGTGTTGCTAGTGGGATTGTGCACCCAATCTTTCAAGAAAATGTTGGTCACTTACATCCTGGGGATGTTTGCAATCAGTGGAGTTCTTTTGCCTGATTGGGAATTCTTCGACCGGAGGTTCTCTCAGTGGCGCACCCCTTTAACAGTCGATGAGAAGCGAACTCCGCGATCTGTTCACACCCAAGCTACACCAACCGG GTTTAGGATACATCCAATCAGAGTGGCCATTTACACGATCGTTTACGGGTTTGGGTTTTACAAGTGGTGGATGTTCGTATCAACCTAA
- the LOC113713415 gene encoding multifunctional methyltransferase subunit TRM112 homolog A-like produces MRLLTHNMLSSNIKGVTNGFPLRIEVEKVVEKSVDFNPDFLKNMLAKIEYKALVEASRIMGYAELPDHAEPSMLESDDFLRKFHHALMELHLEEGTLVCPQTGRKFPVNKGVPNMLLHEDEV; encoded by the coding sequence ATGAGGCTATTAACCCATAACATGCTTTCATCAAACATCAAGGGTGTAACGAATGGGTTTCCCCTAAGGATTGAAGTGGAGAAAGTGGTGGAGAAGTCAGTGGATTTCAACCCCGATTTCCTCAAGAACATGCTTGCCAAGATTGAGTACAAAGCCCTCGTGGAAGCTTCCAGAATCATGGGCTATGCGGAGTTGCCCGACCACGCCGAGCCGTCCATGTTGGAATCTGATGATTTTCTTCGGAAGTTTCACCATGCCTTAATGGAGCTTCATTTGGAAGAGGGTACTTTGGTTTGCCCTCAAACTGGTCGCAAGTTTCCTGTTAATAAAGGGGTTCCTAATATGCTCCTCCATGAGGATGAGGTCTGA
- the LOC113713414 gene encoding uncharacterized protein isoform X1, with amino-acid sequence MAAAVGDGEVPQADEKCTCTSPDETCSICRRKSSSLPSSSSSCSLLSFDSYPVEDYDRLWRIFTASVKGFTIGAGLKGGLGLFAILARLRRRRSLPSARKMEMVSSSEDVILAVKETMRYGLFLGTFAGTFVSVDEIVTALGGHRRTANWRALLAGAIAGPSILLTGYKTQHTSLAIYILMRAAVLASRCGIKSKRFGRICKPLTWAHGDIFLMCLSSSQILSAYILKQESLPSSYKSFLNKHGGKDAVILQGVRDIACGLPFSNLDAIEKHYKSTGIDITLDPKMKVPCSIVHGKQACEAHFVSFLLQAYKRALPVYLPVYLFPALIVHRQGLLKRPFSILARGLLGTFRSSLFLSTYCASAWMWTCLLFRLLKRCNVPMVAMGTFPTGLALAIEKKSRRIEIALYCMARAIESFFTCMADVGYLPQSKKLKRADVVVFSISTAIIMHCYAVERDVFRSKYLNVLDWVFGVPLPPYETTPRKKR; translated from the exons ATGGCGGCGGCGGTGGGCGACGGAGAAGTGCCTCAAGCGGACGAAAAATGCACCTGCACTTCACCGGACGAGACCTGCTCGATTTGCAGGAGGAAGTCGTCCAGCCTGCCGTCGTCCTCGTCGTCTTGCTCTCTGTTGAGCTTCGATTCTTATCCAGTTGAGGACTATGATAGGCTCTGGAGAATCTTCACCGCTTCTGTTAAAGGTTTCACTATTGGCGCTGGCCTTAAAGGTGGCCTCGGTCTCTTCGCCATCCTCGCTCGTCTCCGTCGGCGACGATCTTTACCTTCCGCCAG GAAGATGGAAATGGTTTCGAGCAGTGAAGATGTAATTTTGGCTGTGAAGGAGACCATGAgatatggattatttcttgggaCTTTTGCGGGTACATTTGTGTCAGTGGACGAGATTGTTACCGCTCTTGGTGGTCACCGGAG GACAGCAAATTGGAGGGCGTTGCTCGCAGGGGCAATTGCAGGGCCTTCAATACTACTGACGGGATACAAGACACAGCATACAAGTTTGGCTATTTATATACTGATGCGTGCTGCTGTATTGGCATCACGTTGTGGAATCAAAAGCAAACGTTTTGGCCGCATTTGTAAACCCCTAACATGGGCACATGGAGACATTTTTCTTATGTGTCTTTCCTCTTCACAGATTTT GTCTGCTTACATATTGAAGCAAGAGAGCCTGCCCTCATCTTATAAATCCTTTCTGAACAAACATGGGGGAAAGGATGCTGTTATCCTCCAAGGAGTTAGAGATATTGCATGTGGCCTCCCTTTCTCAAATCTGGATGCCATAGAAAAGCATTACAAGTCAACTGGTATTGACATCACATTGGATCCCAAAATGAAAGTTCCTTGCTCG ATAGTACATGGTAAACAAGCATGTGAAGCgcattttgtttcatttcttttacaAGCCTATAAAAGAGCACTACCCGTGTATCTTCCAGTCTATCTATTTCCTGCATTGATAGTGCATCGCCAAGGCCTCCTGAAGAG ACCTTTTTCAATATTGGCAAGAGGCCTCCTTGGTACTTTCAGATCAAGCTTGTTTCTCTCGACGTATTGTGCATCTGCATG GATGTGGACATGCCTACTCTTCAGGCTTCTCAAAAGATGCAATGTTCCTATGGTGGCGATGGGAACG TTTCCTACCGGTCTGGCGTTGGCAATTGAGAAAAAGAGCAGGCGGATAGAGATAGCACTATATTGCATGGCGAGGGCCATTGAAAGTTTCTTCACATGCATGGCTGATGTAGGATATTTGCCTCAGTCGAAGAAATTGAAGAGAGCTGATGTAGTTGTTTTCAGTATCTCAACAGCTATAATCATGCACTGCTATGCAGTAGAGAGGGATGTTTTTCGATCAAAGTATTTGAATGTTCTTGATTGGGTGTTTGGTGTTCCTCTTCCTCCCTATGAAACTACTCCACGTAAGAAGAGGTGA
- the LOC113713414 gene encoding uncharacterized protein isoform X2, whose translation MEMVSSSEDVILAVKETMRYGLFLGTFAGTFVSVDEIVTALGGHRRTANWRALLAGAIAGPSILLTGYKTQHTSLAIYILMRAAVLASRCGIKSKRFGRICKPLTWAHGDIFLMCLSSSQILSAYILKQESLPSSYKSFLNKHGGKDAVILQGVRDIACGLPFSNLDAIEKHYKSTGIDITLDPKMKVPCSIVHGKQACEAHFVSFLLQAYKRALPVYLPVYLFPALIVHRQGLLKRPFSILARGLLGTFRSSLFLSTYCASAWMWTCLLFRLLKRCNVPMVAMGTFPTGLALAIEKKSRRIEIALYCMARAIESFFTCMADVGYLPQSKKLKRADVVVFSISTAIIMHCYAVERDVFRSKYLNVLDWVFGVPLPPYETTPRKKR comes from the exons ATGGAAATGGTTTCGAGCAGTGAAGATGTAATTTTGGCTGTGAAGGAGACCATGAgatatggattatttcttgggaCTTTTGCGGGTACATTTGTGTCAGTGGACGAGATTGTTACCGCTCTTGGTGGTCACCGGAG GACAGCAAATTGGAGGGCGTTGCTCGCAGGGGCAATTGCAGGGCCTTCAATACTACTGACGGGATACAAGACACAGCATACAAGTTTGGCTATTTATATACTGATGCGTGCTGCTGTATTGGCATCACGTTGTGGAATCAAAAGCAAACGTTTTGGCCGCATTTGTAAACCCCTAACATGGGCACATGGAGACATTTTTCTTATGTGTCTTTCCTCTTCACAGATTTT GTCTGCTTACATATTGAAGCAAGAGAGCCTGCCCTCATCTTATAAATCCTTTCTGAACAAACATGGGGGAAAGGATGCTGTTATCCTCCAAGGAGTTAGAGATATTGCATGTGGCCTCCCTTTCTCAAATCTGGATGCCATAGAAAAGCATTACAAGTCAACTGGTATTGACATCACATTGGATCCCAAAATGAAAGTTCCTTGCTCG ATAGTACATGGTAAACAAGCATGTGAAGCgcattttgtttcatttcttttacaAGCCTATAAAAGAGCACTACCCGTGTATCTTCCAGTCTATCTATTTCCTGCATTGATAGTGCATCGCCAAGGCCTCCTGAAGAG ACCTTTTTCAATATTGGCAAGAGGCCTCCTTGGTACTTTCAGATCAAGCTTGTTTCTCTCGACGTATTGTGCATCTGCATG GATGTGGACATGCCTACTCTTCAGGCTTCTCAAAAGATGCAATGTTCCTATGGTGGCGATGGGAACG TTTCCTACCGGTCTGGCGTTGGCAATTGAGAAAAAGAGCAGGCGGATAGAGATAGCACTATATTGCATGGCGAGGGCCATTGAAAGTTTCTTCACATGCATGGCTGATGTAGGATATTTGCCTCAGTCGAAGAAATTGAAGAGAGCTGATGTAGTTGTTTTCAGTATCTCAACAGCTATAATCATGCACTGCTATGCAGTAGAGAGGGATGTTTTTCGATCAAAGTATTTGAATGTTCTTGATTGGGTGTTTGGTGTTCCTCTTCCTCCCTATGAAACTACTCCACGTAAGAAGAGGTGA
- the LOC113713419 gene encoding probable mitochondrial adenine nucleotide transporter BTL3 isoform X2: MPGAGLAKATDKNPNCKEIVFIGGIFLDNTISSSILDAISSKTTHSDDPHFSISYQKKKPLFKFPAVKGGDFLCVGLSIRSKNGLVENSNQFLWFNGVERSCKEEALVEPNGVGDIEDEGNKQKVQLRDSGRGAVNTTKHLWAGAVAAMVSRTFVAPLERLKLEYMVRGEEKKLFELIKTIAATQGLRGFWKGNLVNILRTAPFKAVNFYAYDTYRKQLLKLHGNEETTNFERLIAGAAAGITATVLCLPLDTIRTKLVAPGGEALGGVIGAFRHVIQTEGFFSLYKGLLPSIMSIAPSAAVFYGVYDILKSAYLHSAEGRKRIQNMKRQGQELNALDQLELGPIRTLLHGAISGACAEAATYPFEVVRRQLQLQGRYNKGGVLTTSIKIVEHGGVPALYAGLVPSLLQVLPSAAISYFVYEFVKIILKVE; this comes from the exons ATGCCAGGGGCGGGACTAGCAAAAGCCACTGATAAAAACCCAAACTGTAAAGAAATTGTTTTTATTGGCGGAATTTTTCTTGATAAtacaatttcttcttcaattctagaTGCAATTTCTTCAAAAACAACTCATTCTGATGACCCGCATTTCTCCATTTCTTACCAGAAAAAGAAGCCTTTGTTCAAATTTCCCGCGGTTAAGGGGGGCGATTTTTTGTGTGTTGGATTGTCAATTAGGAGTAAAAACGGTTTGGTTGAGAATTCTAACCAATTTTTGTGGTTTAATGGAGTTGAAAGAAGCTGTAAAGAAGAAGCATTAGTGGAGCCCAATGGGGTTGGCGATATTGAAGATGAGGGAAACAAGCAGAAGGTGCAATTGCGCGACAGCGGTCGCGGAGCCGTGAATACCACCAAACATTTGTGGGCTGGAGCTGTAGCTGCCATGGTTTCAAG AACATTTGTTGCTCCGTTGGAGAGACTAAAACTTGAATATATGGTTCGTGGTGAAGAGAAGAAATTGTTTGAGCTCATCAAGACTATTGCTGCTACTCAAGGCTTGAGAGGCTTCTGGAAAGGAAATTTAGTTAACATTCTCCGCACTGCTCCTTTCAAGGCGGTCAACTTTTATGCCTATGATACATACAGAAAGCAACTTCTTAAATTACATGGAAATGAAGAAACCACGAATTTTGAGCGGCTTATTGCTGGTGCTGCTGCTGGTATTACTGCTACTGTCCTCTGCTTGCCTCTGGACACT ATCAGGACCAAATTGGTAGCTCCTGGTGGAGAAGCCTTGGGTGGTGTAATTGGTGCTTTTCGTCATGTGATCCAAACTGAGGGGTTCTTTTCTCTTTACAAGGGTTTACTTCCCTCCATAATGAGTATTGCACCTTCAGCTGCTGTTTTTTATGGTGTATATGATATATTGAAATCGGCTTATTTGCACTCTGccgaaggaaggaaaagaattcAGAATATGAAGCGACAGGGTCAAGAACTGAATGCTTTGGACCAGCTGGAATTGGGACCAATCAGGACCTTACTGCATGGGGCTATTTCTGGTGCCTGTGCTGAAGCTGCCACCTACCCTTTTGAGGTTGTCAGGAGACAGCTTCAACTGCAAGGCCGGTATAATAAAGGTGGTGTGTTAACAACTTCTATAAAGATAGTTGAGCATGGAGgtgtaccagctctttatgcaGGACTAGTACCGAGTTTACTACAG GTACTACCTTCGGCAGCAATAAGCTATTTTGTCTACGAGTTTGTGAAGATCATCCTCAAAGTGGAATAG
- the LOC113713419 gene encoding probable mitochondrial adenine nucleotide transporter BTL3 isoform X1, which yields MSPLKTESVEERTGLVCPDEKCKNLMIHGDLKICSRVIATKFNAKIEDFGLAEVYPHCFATRNGTIPFGTNKYVAPDCVLSHFLAIGMVVTGGREICESVKYRDGHAHDELTAIYDISGEMAREIHLLSAVETFPILYPEKLTFGEFEDYKVLRSSFPVDPGGAAVARTFVAPLERLKLEYMVRGEEKKLFELIKTIAATQGLRGFWKGNLVNILRTAPFKAVNFYAYDTYRKQLLKLHGNEETTNFERLIAGAAAGITATVLCLPLDTIRTKLVAPGGEALGGVIGAFRHVIQTEGFFSLYKGLLPSIMSIAPSAAVFYGVYDILKSAYLHSAEGRKRIQNMKRQGQELNALDQLELGPIRTLLHGAISGACAEAATYPFEVVRRQLQLQGRYNKGGVLTTSIKIVEHGGVPALYAGLVPSLLQVLPSAAISYFVYEFVKIILKVE from the exons ATGAGTCCACTGAAAACAGAATCAGTGGAAGAGAGGACTGGCCTTGTATGTCCAGATGAAAAGTGCAAAAATCTGATGATACATGGAGATCTTAAGATTTGCAGTAGAGTGATTGCTACTAAGTTCAATGCCAAAATTGAAGATTTTGGTTTGGCAGAAGTTTATCCACATTGTTTCGCAACAAGAAATGGCACTATACCATTTGGAACTAATAAATATGTAGCTCCTGATTGTGTTTTGTCTCATTTTCTAGCAATAGGAATGGTTGTTACTGGTGGCAGGGAAATTTGTGAATCTGTCAAGTATAGAGATGGACATGCTCATGATGAGTTAACCGCAATTTATGACATCAGTGGAGAAATGGCCAGAGAAATACATTTACTTTCAGCTGTTGAAACATTTCCTATATTATATCCTGAGAAGCTCACATTTGGAGAATTTGAAGATTACAAAGTTTTAAGATCAAGTTTTCCAGTGGATCCAGGAGGTGCTGCAGTAGCTAG AACATTTGTTGCTCCGTTGGAGAGACTAAAACTTGAATATATGGTTCGTGGTGAAGAGAAGAAATTGTTTGAGCTCATCAAGACTATTGCTGCTACTCAAGGCTTGAGAGGCTTCTGGAAAGGAAATTTAGTTAACATTCTCCGCACTGCTCCTTTCAAGGCGGTCAACTTTTATGCCTATGATACATACAGAAAGCAACTTCTTAAATTACATGGAAATGAAGAAACCACGAATTTTGAGCGGCTTATTGCTGGTGCTGCTGCTGGTATTACTGCTACTGTCCTCTGCTTGCCTCTGGACACT ATCAGGACCAAATTGGTAGCTCCTGGTGGAGAAGCCTTGGGTGGTGTAATTGGTGCTTTTCGTCATGTGATCCAAACTGAGGGGTTCTTTTCTCTTTACAAGGGTTTACTTCCCTCCATAATGAGTATTGCACCTTCAGCTGCTGTTTTTTATGGTGTATATGATATATTGAAATCGGCTTATTTGCACTCTGccgaaggaaggaaaagaattcAGAATATGAAGCGACAGGGTCAAGAACTGAATGCTTTGGACCAGCTGGAATTGGGACCAATCAGGACCTTACTGCATGGGGCTATTTCTGGTGCCTGTGCTGAAGCTGCCACCTACCCTTTTGAGGTTGTCAGGAGACAGCTTCAACTGCAAGGCCGGTATAATAAAGGTGGTGTGTTAACAACTTCTATAAAGATAGTTGAGCATGGAGgtgtaccagctctttatgcaGGACTAGTACCGAGTTTACTACAG GTACTACCTTCGGCAGCAATAAGCTATTTTGTCTACGAGTTTGTGAAGATCATCCTCAAAGTGGAATAG
- the LOC113715056 gene encoding uncharacterized protein isoform X2 translates to MPRKRKFSSEDEYRLEKSRRDRERYIRKLVRHKKAALLPIEPQSAETQVLPMTTAPQTTEQNLFDVPVHHDLPAKHAVGYFCLDLPVFSLPDNTDIPSTSTVSSIDPFCPAINGDSVSQSFFNSVSPHVHVHQFPLPPHSASNSSINEGSNIATSSNLRPDNDRRRTNIPLIEQIQSEPSILPFVPDCIHCHAKRYYMEPPRFCCASGEIKLAPTKMPDRLVQLYKANTPESKEFRQCVRSYNNMFAFTSLGVHYDKDLSKRNDGIYTFRVQGQIYHFMNSLFPSEDDKASNLQLYFYDTEHELANRMAISGKFKESIVQQLRSILDENPYSAFIRSLTEVQDLDRYRIFLKSDSGLDQRVYNTPTVSQVAAIWSESDLNSTQSSRNIEISTKTGNKKIVKQYYGCYDALQYPLIYARGETGWHPGILRKTKADILERPDQTCSQENLLPLHQCTNMDHIIDAEEQAVKKKKKGGQLFHVESTMHTSFKLEMQINQIFYISVAFYSNTLLILM, encoded by the exons ATGCCTCGGAAACGTAAATTTTCCTCAGAAGATGAATATCGTTTAGAAAAAAGCCGTCGTGATCGCGAAAGATATATTAGAAAATTAGTTCGACATAAAAAAGCAGCTCTTTTGCCTATTGAACCCCAGAGTGCAGAAACGCAGGTTTTACCTATGACCACTGCTCCTCAGACAACTGAGCAGAATCTTTTTGATGTTCCTGTTCATCATGATTTGCCAGCTAAACATGCAGTCGGCTATTTCTGTTTGGATTTGCCTGTGTTTTCACTTCCAGATAACACAGATATTCCATCAACTTCAACTGTGTCCAGCATTGATCCAT tTTGTCCAGCTATAAACGGTGATTCGGTTTCACAGAGTTTCTTTAATTCAGTTTCGCCACATGTTCATGTACACCAATTTCCTCTTCCTCCTCATTCAG CCTCAAACTCATCCATAAACGAAGGATCTAATATAGCAACATCTTCAAACCTTCGACCGG ATAATGATCGCCGCCGAACAAATATACCGCTCATAGAGCAGATACAATCAGAGCCAAGTATATTGCCATTTGTTCCAGATTGTATTCACTGCCATGCTAAACGGTATTACATGGAGCCGCCTCGATTCTGCTGTGCTTCTGGAGAGATTAAATTAGCACCAACCAAAATGCCTGATAGATTAGTACAGCTTTATAAAGCAAACACTCCTGAATCAAAAGAATTCAGACAATGTGTTAGGAGTTATAATAACATGTTTGCTTTCACATCTCTGGGGGTTCATTATGATAAAGATCTCAGCAAGAGGAATGATGGTATCTATACTTTTAGGGTGCAAGGACAGATATACCATTTTATGAACTCATTATTTCCTTCTGAAGATGACAAGGCATCAAACTTGCAACTGTATTTTTATGATACAGAACATGAGTTAGCAAATAGAATGGCTATCTCAGGCAAATTCAAAGAGTCTATTGTACAACAGCTGAGGTCTATACTTGATGAAAATCCATATTCTGCTTTTATTCGAAGCTTGACAGAAGTTCAGGACCTAGACAGATATCGGATATTTCTAAAGTCTGACTCAGGATTGGATCAACGTGTGTACAATACACCTACAGTATCTCAAGTTGCAGCCATTTGGTCTGAAAGTGATCTGAATAGCACTCAAAGTTCCAGAAATATTGAAATCTCTACAAAAACAGGCAACAAGAAAATAGTTAAGCAATACTATGGGTGTTATGATGCACTGCAATATCCTCTTATATATGCTCGAGGGGAAACAGGTTGGCATCCAGGAATTCTTCGAAAAACCAAAGCTGATATATTAGAGCGGCCTGATCAGACTTGCAGTCAAGAAAATTTACTGCCTCTTCATCAATGTACCAACATGGATCACATTATCGATGCAGAAGAGCAAG ctgtcaaaaaaaaaaaaaaaggcggcCAACTGTTTCATGTCGAGAGTACTATGCATACAAGTTTCAAATTAGAAATGCAGATCAATCAAATCTTTTACATATCAGTCGCCTTCTACAGCAATACTCTGTTGATACTTATGTAA